The following proteins are co-located in the Canis aureus isolate CA01 chromosome X, VMU_Caureus_v.1.0, whole genome shotgun sequence genome:
- the TLR8 gene encoding toll-like receptor 8 — MSPRSLVLTCLFLLISDSYEFVTKANYSRSYPCDERRQNGSVIAECNGRRLQEVPQTVGKYVTVLDLSDNYITHITNESFHGLQNLTKINLNHNANPQHLSENPDNKNGMNITDGAFLNLQNLNQLLLEDNQLYQIPAGLPGSLKELSLIQNNIIWVTKKNTSGLTNLERLYLSWNCYFGNNCNNKTFNIEDGTFESLTNLEVLSLSFNKLVHVPPKLPSSLKELYLSNAKIKIISQEDFKGLRNLRVLDLSGNCPRCFNAPFPCTPCEGGASIQIHPLAFQTLTELRYLNLSSTSLRKIPATWFDNMRNLKVLHLEFNYLVDEIASGEFLTKLPVLEILDLSYNYVKAKYPKYINISHNFSSLKLLQALHLRGYVFQELRAGDFEPLMGLSNLKTINLGVNFIKQINFTLFQNFPNLSIIYLSENRISPLVNDIRQNEVNGSSSQRHVLKPRSADMEFDPHSNFYHNTHPLIKPQCTVYGKALDLSLNSIFFIGREQFEAFHDIACLNLSSNGNGQVLHGNEFSAVPHIKYLDLTNNRLDFDDDNALSDLPELEVLDLSYNAHYFRIAGVTHRLGFIQNLTQLKVLNLSHNSIYTLTEQDLRSVSLEELVFSGNRLDILWNAEGDKYWKIFTRLRNLTRLDLSLNNLRRIPNEAFLNLPQSLTQLYIKNNALNFFNWTLLQEFPRLQVLDLSGNRLSSITNSLSKFTSSLQTLLLHRNRISHLPASFLSEASSLIHLDLSSNLLKMINKSTLQTKTNTSLAILELGRNPFDCTCDIGDFRRWMDENLNVTIPRLTDVICSSPGDQRGKSIVSLELTTCISDTLAAVLCIFTSFITVTVMLAALGHHWFYWDVWFIYHVCLAKVKGYRSVSTSQTFYDAYVSYDTKDASVTDWVINELRFHLEESEGKNVLLCLEERDWDPGLAIIDNLMQSINQSKKTIFVLTKEYAQNWNFKTAFYLALQRLMDENMDVIIFILLEPVLQHSQYLRLRQRICKSSILQWPDNPKAEGLFWQSLKNVVLTENDSRYNNLYVDSIKQY, encoded by the coding sequence ATGAGCCCTCGGTCTTTGGTTCTGACCTGCCTTTTCTTGCTCATCTCTGACTCCTATGAGTTCGTCACCAAAGCAAATTATTCTAGAAGCTATCCTTGTGACGAGAGAAGACAGAATGGCTCTGTTATTGCAGAGTGCAACGGTCGTCGACTTCAAGAAGTTCCCCAAACAGTGGGCAAGTACGTGACAGTGCTAGACCTGTCTGATAATTACATCACACACATAACAAACGAATCATTCCACGGGCTGCAAAATCTCACTAAGATCAATCTAAATCACAACGCCAACCCACAGCACCTGAGTGAAAATCCTGATAACAAAAATGGCATGAATATCACAGATGGGGCATTCCTCAACCTACAAAACCTAAACCAGTTACTCCTTGAAGACAACCAGTTATACCAAATACCGGCTGGCTTGCCAGGGTCTTTGAAGGAACTTAGCCTGATTCAGAACAACATCATCTGGGTAACGAAAAAGAATACGTCTGGGCTCACGAATCTGGAAAGGCTCTATTTGAGCTGGAATTGCTATTTTGGCAACAACTGTAACAACAAAACTTTCAACATAGAAGACGGAACATTTGAAAGTCTTACGAATTTGGAGGTGCTGTCCCTGTCCTTTAATAAGCTTGTCCATGTGCCCCCGAAACTGCCAAGCTCCCTGAAGGAACTTTATCTTAGCAACGCCAAGATTAAAATCATCAGTCAGGAAGATTTCAAGGGATTGAGAAATTTAAGAGTCCTGGATTTAAGCGGGAACTGTCCGAGGTGCTTCAATGCCCCATTTCCCTGTACACCTTGTGAGGGAGGCGCTTCAATTCAGATCCATCCTCTTGCTTTTCAAACCCTGACGGAGCTTCGCTACCTAAACCTCTCTAGCACTTCCCTCCGGAAGATTCCTGCAACGTGGTTTGACAACATGCGTAACCTGAAGGTACTGCATCTGGAATTCAATTATTTAGTTGACGAAATAGCCTCCGGGGAATTTTTGACGAAGCTGCCCGTCTTGGAAATACTTGACTTATCTTATAACTACGTAAAGGCGAAATATcccaaatatattaatatttcccACAACTTTTCTAGCCTGAAGTTGCTCCAGGCGTTGCACTTAAGAGGTTACGTATTCCAGGAACTTAGAGCGGGAGACTTCGAGCCCCTGATGGGTCTCTCAAATCTAAAGACTATCAACTTGGGTGTCAACTTTATTAAGCAAATTAATTTTACCCTTTTCCAAAATTTCCCCAACCTCTCCATCATTTACTTGTCAGAAAACAGAATATCACCCTTGGTAAATGATATCCGGCAGAATGAAGTAAATGGTTCCTCTTCTCAAAGGCATGTCCTTAAGCCACGCTCAGCGGATATGGAGTTTGACCCACACTCAAATTTTTATCATAACACCCATCCTTTAATAAAGCCACAATGTACAGTTTATGGCAAAGCCTTAGATTTAAGCCTGAACAGTATTTTCTTCATCGGGCGAGAGCAATTTGAAGCTTTTCATGACATCGCCTGCTTAAATCTGTCTTCGAACGGCAACGGTCAAGTGTTACATGGAAATGAATTTTCAGCGGTGCCGCATATCAAATATTTGGATTTGACAAACAACAGACTAGACTTTGACGATGACAACGCGCTCAGTGATCTGCCCGAGTTAGAAGTTCTGGATCTCAGCTACAATGCACACTACTTCCGAATAGCAGGGGTGACGCACCGCCTAGGATTTATTCAAAACTTAACACAACTGAAAGTCTTAAACTTGAGCCACAACAGCATCTACACTTTAACGGAGCAAGACCTGAGAAGCGTGTCCCTGGAAGAATTAGTTTTCAGTGGAAACCGCCTTGACATTTTGTGGAATGCCGAAGGTGACAAGTACTGGAAAATTTTTACACGTCTCAGGAATCTGACACGGCTCGATCTATCCTTAAACAACCTCCGGCGCATCCCGAACGAAGCTTTCCTGAACCTGCCCCAGAGTCTCACCCAACTGTACATAAAAAATAACGCTTTAAATTTCTTTAACTGGACGTTACTCCAGGAGTTTCCACGTCTCCAGGTGCTGGACTTGAGTGGAAACAGGCTGTCCTCTATAACCAACAGCCTCTCCAAATTCACGTCTTCCCTGCAGACGCTGCTACTTCACCGAAACAGGATTTCCCACCTGCCCGCCAGCTTTCTTTCCGAAGCCAGCAGTCTGATTCACCTCGACCTGAGCTCCAACCTGCTGAAGATGATCAACAAATCCACGCTGCAAACTAAGACCAACACCAGTTTAGCCATTCTGGAACTAGGTAGAAACCCTTTTGACTGTACTTGCGACATTGGAGATTTTcgaagatggatggatgaaaatcTGAATGTCACCATCCCTAGGTTGACAGACGTCATCTGCTCTAGTCCCGGGGATCAAAGGGGGAAGAGCATTGTGAGTCTGGAGCTAACAACTTGTATTTCGGATACCCTCGCGGCGGTGCTGTGTATCTTCACGTCCTTTATCACCGTCACCGTCATGTTGGCTGCCTTGGGTCACCATTGGTTTTACTGGGATGTCTGGTTTATCTATCACGTGTGCTTGGCTAAGGTAAAAGGCTACAGGTCTGTTTCCACGTCCCAAACTTTCTACGACGCCTATGTTTCTTATGACACCAAAGATGCCTCTGTTACTGACTGGGTGATAAATGAGCTGCGCTTCCACCTAGAAGAGAGTGAAGGGAAAAATGTGCTCCTCTGTTTAGAGGAGAGAGATTGGGACCCGGGATTAGCCATCATCGATAACCTCATGCAGAGCATAAACCAAAGCAAGAAAACCATATTCGTCTTAACCAAAGAATACGCCCAAAACTGGAACTTTAAAACGGCGTTCTACTTGGCCTTGCAGCGGCTCATGGATGAGAATATGGATGTGATCATATTTATTTTGCTGGAGCCAGTGTTACAGCATTCTCAGTATCTGAGGCTGCGGCAGAGGATCTGCAAGAGCTCCATCCTTCAATGGCCTGACAACCCCAAGGCGGAAGGCTTGTTTTGGCAAAGTCTGAAAAACGTGGTCTTAACTGAAAACGATTCACGGTATAACAATTTGTACGTTGATTCCATTAAGCAATACTAA